The genomic interval CGCACTGTCAGAACCGCGTCCATCGAGATCTCAAGCCCGACAACATCATGATGACGGCCGATGGAACGCCGAAGATTCTCGACTTCGGTCTCGCCCGTATCATCGACCCGGACCCGTCTTCGTCCGGGAACGCCCGGGCCGCACGCGACGCCGAGGATACGAGCTCGGACGCCCTGACCCGGATGGACGAGCGGGAGTCCGCCGTCTCGGCCCGGGAAGGCGTTCCCAGTCTTACGCGAGGTGGTCAGCTCATCGGCACTCCGCAGTACATGTCTCCGGAGCAGGCCGAAGGTGAGCCGATGGACGCGCGCACCGATCTCTTCAGCGTTGGTGTCGTGATGTACGAGGCGCTCACCGGACGGCGTCCGTTCGAGGGCAAGACCCTCGAGTCGATCATCGGGCGGATCATCGAGGTGGAGCCGGCCCCCGTCGCCGCTCTCAAGCCGTCGACCCCGTACGCGCTCGGATGGCTCATCCGCCGGTGTCTCCGAAAGAAGCGCGACGACCGGATCCAGTCGGCGCGCGAGCTCCTCGCGGATCTGCGGGAGATCCGGGAGGAGGTGGAATCCGGGAAGGCTCTCGTCGAGCTGGGCTCGGTGAGTCAGGCCGAGCCGAATCGCCGCGGCGGCCGCCCGAGTCTTCCGTGGGTCGTCGGCGCGCTGATGCTCGCGGGCGTGGCGGGCTTGGCGTCCCGGCTCTCGGCGCCGGAGCCCGAGCGGGCGGTGCGCCGATTCGTCCTTCCGGCAGAGAGGCTTCCGACGGGCATCGGAGCGGAGGTGTCGGGTCCGTCCGTGTCCCCCGACGGTAAGAAGGTGGCGTACATCGACGAAGACTCCCTATGGATTCGTGATCTCGACCAGGTCGAGCCTCGCCCGATCGCCGGTACGGTCGGCGCTTACAGTCCCTTTTGGTCCTCGGACAGCGCAACGGTCGGCTACGCCAAAGGAGCATCTGCGGCGGTAACTTTTCAGGGGAACGCCCTGTGGAAGGTGTCCGTCGATGGGAGCTCGAACGTCAAGATCTGCGATCTCGAGGGAATTCTCTCGCGAGGGACTTGGGGCAGAGGGGGGGAGATCGCATTCGACACTTACTCCGACCGGAAACGTTTGTTCACCGTGTCAGAGCGCGGGGGAACGCCGCAACTCCTGCTCGAGTCGCCTGTCCCCGGTAGAAATCCCCGTATCGACTACTTGCATGCCTTCTATCTGCCGGACTCCAACGCGCTCTTGGTCGCCCGCACTGACGAAGCGGGGAGTGCCTACGTGGAAGTTCGCGAAGGAGAGAGCTCGCGCCGCCTCGAGATGGGTCCGGATACCATCGGGGACTTTCCCGCATACTCCAGAACCGGTCACATCCTGTTCGATCGGCCGGGCCCCGACGGACAGACGGACGATGTCTGGGCGACGCCGTTCTCGCTCGCCAGCATGGCGGTGACGGGGCGGCCCTTTCTCGTCGCCCAGAATGCGACCCACGCCTCGGTCTCCTCCGACGGGACTCTGGTGGTTCAAGCCGCCGATTCGGAGCCGATCGAGGCCCAGCAGCTCGTCTGGGTCGACCGCGGGGGTTCCGTGCTGGGAACGATCGGTCAGCCACAATACCGGATCCGGAATCCGGTACTCTCCCCGGACCAGCGACGGGTGGCGGTGTGCGGTAACGACAAGGACGGGAACGGCGACATCTGGCTCCACGAAACCGACCGTCCGGTCAAGATGCGTCTCACCTCGCGGGCGGAGTTCGACGAGGAGGCTTCCTGGTCGCCGGACGGGACGCAGATCGTCTGGGCCAGCGAAGAGATTCTGACGATATCCGTCGATGCTCCCGACAATCCGCGGAGGTTGGTCGAGCGCGGCTCCTACCCGAGCTATTCCCCGGACGGGCGCTTTCTCGTGTACCACGCGGGGACCGGGTCCGCGAACGCCAGATCGCGGGACCTCTGGTATCTCCCGCTCGCGGGAAACGCCGAGCCGGTGCCCTATTTGCAGACGGAGTTCGAAGAGGGGGTCCCCGCTCTGTCGCCGGACGGCCGCACCCTCGCCTACGTCTCGGACGAGTCCGGAGAGTTCGAAGTCTATTTGCAACGGTTTCCCGAGCGGGGCAACAAGACCCAGGTCTCGGTCGAAGGCGGTCTCTATCCCCGCTGGAGCGGTGCGGGCGACGAGATCTTCTTCGTGACCGGCAACACCTTGATGGTGGCGAAGGTGGAGACTCGTGATGGTCT from Vicinamibacteria bacterium carries:
- a CDS encoding protein kinase; the protein is HCQNRVHRDLKPDNIMMTADGTPKILDFGLARIIDPDPSSSGNARAARDAEDTSSDALTRMDERESAVSAREGVPSLTRGGQLIGTPQYMSPEQAEGEPMDARTDLFSVGVVMYEALTGRRPFEGKTLESIIGRIIEVEPAPVAALKPSTPYALGWLIRRCLRKKRDDRIQSARELLADLREIREEVESGKALVELGSVSQAEPNRRGGRPSLPWVVGALMLAGVAGLASRLSAPEPERAVRRFVLPAERLPTGIGAEVSGPSVSPDGKKVAYIDEDSLWIRDLDQVEPRPIAGTVGAYSPFWSSDSATVGYAKGASAAVTFQGNALWKVSVDGSSNVKICDLEGILSRGTWGRGGEIAFDTYSDRKRLFTVSERGGTPQLLLESPVPGRNPRIDYLHAFYLPDSNALLVARTDEAGSAYVEVREGESSRRLEMGPDTIGDFPAYSRTGHILFDRPGPDGQTDDVWATPFSLASMAVTGRPFLVAQNATHASVSSDGTLVVQAADSEPIEAQQLVWVDRGGSVLGTIGQPQYRIRNPVLSPDQRRVAVCGNDKDGNGDIWLHETDRPVKMRLTSRAEFDEEASWSPDGTQIVWASEEILTISVDAPDNPRRLVERGSYPSYSPDGRFLVYHAGTGSANARSRDLWYLPLAGNAEPVPYLQTEFEEGVPALSPDGRTLAYVSDESGEFEVYLQRFPERGNKTQVSVEGGLYPRWSGAGDEIFFVTGNTLMVAKVETRDGLRVGAPTALFDGDDLDAVLHTGVNLRTTYDVARDGQRFVVVQDIKGETSAPIVVVENWYEAFRNQQ